Within Dysgonomonas sp. HDW5A, the genomic segment TCCAGTCCATGATCCTAGCTTATTTAGTTTAAACTCATTAGCAATAGCAGGGCTACTTTCCACAAATTTCATCGCCCACCCACTATTAAGCATAATAGATAGATTTTGAGGAGTGTAATATTTCCAATCGGCAACATTCGTTATCTTCTTATCAAATGTTTTCAGTATAATCGATTGCCCTGATTCAAGTTGAAGATATACTTGTGTTTTATTTCCTTCTTTACGAACCTTAGCCAATCCTGATTTTCCATCCATCGGATTAAAGAACATCGCACTTTCGGCATCCACAGCAAGAGTTATCCAACCTTCTGTATCTTCGGCTTTAAGTGCTGATATGAAATAATGATAACCATCCTTGTTGCTTCTTCTGATATATTGCAAACCGTTTAAGGTTTTCATTTCCTCTTTTTGGATATTACAAGCATCCAACGTTTTAGTATAATCCGAGCCTGTTATTATCTGCCCTTTGCCCAATGTTTGAGTATTTACTTCAGCAAATGATTTCGTTTTAGATATCTGATTTATAAGCTTTACTAATTCTGCTCTTCGTTTGTCGAAATCTTTAAATCCGGGAACATCATTGGGATATTTCTCTACGAAAACGATCTTTGCCCCGTCTTTAGCTAATTTCAATAAATGTGACAATGTTTCAATCGGCATCTTATCAACAGAAGGTACAATTATAGCTTTATATGATGTACTGCCTGATGTCACAAGTTTACCATTAATAACCTGTGTAGACAATAAATAGTTATCTGATATATAATCGACATCATATCCCGAATTGACAATATTATTTACAGCTGAAATAAACTCAGGAGCACGTTCTTGCATCTTATGAATATCAAACATCAAAAGGTGTCCGTCTTGTTCATGCCACATATCGTACACAGGGAAATAAAGCAGAAAATCGTTATCCGGTTTACCCTCTTGCAGAAAAGACTGGCATCTGGTGATATACTCAAAGAAAGCATCTGCATCTCTCCAAATACTATTGGTGGGCGACATATCTATTGAAGCATAAAATTTCCATCCGGGCCATTTAGCCTCTTTGGGCGAATAGGTTGTTCCATGAAAAAAGACGTGATTTACACCCGAAAGAAACAGCAAATCCAAATCGGGTTTACACTGAGAAAGTGAAGTTCTGAAATGCTCGGTCAACCATGTAAATGTTTCGGAGCTGGTATACGGTTTTCCTGTAATATGTGCTCCCGAAGAGGCATATTTAAGCATAGATAAGTCAGAATCATTTATCTTTTTGATCGAATCTTTCCGAAGTCCTTTTATATGAAAATCGGATATACCAAAAGACTCAGCTTCGGGAATATCTACTGTCGCATATAAATCGATCAGATTTCCGGGTGATCCGTGTGCCTGATTTCGGGTGGTACTTCCATGCTGATGCGCCCAATTTGTCCACTGATGAGTAAAGTTTTCAAGAAGCAGATCAGCCAGAGTTTCTCTATAATCGGCAATTATACGTGCTGTTACATCCGTTCTTTCTTGGGAGATAAATTCAGGTAAATAATTTTCCAATTTATATCCCCGTCTTTTCTCGAATTGTTCGAATAGGTCGGGAGTCCAATCACCACCATATACTTCATACGAATCGTTAAAGAAAGAATTAGGATAGCTAGCGTTATTATCCTGAAAGGCTTTAGATAGTCGGGTAAGATAATTAGAAACTGCTGTTTTCGAAAAATGATTCATTACCAACCCTTCACCTCCGGGAGCAGCACGCTTTACCTGCTGCAATGTTTTACCATTGAAAACAGCTATCAATCGCCAATTTCCTTTTGGAGCAGTCCATGAAAGTGTTTTGTTTTTGACCTTAGAAGTAAGATCTAATTTATCTCCTTTATCAGAGAAAGCCATCAAACGATAAAAGATTGCGATGTTTTTTTGCTTCTCGTCTTTTACTTCTATCTTTTCATTTAATTGTTGTCCGCCTTGCAAGCTATATTCCTCGAATATAACTTTTGTTGCAGCATCTTCCATGCTTACCTGAGGTCCTCCGAAAGGCCAGCCTGTGCCACCATTCATATCTATCTTTAAGCCGAGTTGATTGCCTTGTGCTTCTGTATATTTAAGCATTTCCATCCAACGTGGCGACAGGTATTGAATTTCATTCGCCTCATTATTCCGAACACCATAAATAGGAGTGATTTCGAGTCCGCCCATACCTTTACGGGCATATTCTCCCATATTATAGGCAAGATTCTCTTTATCGACGGCACTCCCCATCCACCACCAACGTGCGGCGGGTTTCATCTCGGATTTTATTTGTGGCCAGCCTGTCTGTTGTGCCGATAAACACAACGAAAATATGCTGAATAAACAAAGTATCGTGTTTTTCTTTTTCATACGACTGATTTAAGACTTAATATCTTTATTTGCCGAGTTGCAAACATCCCATTATAAATGGTCCTGTTGCTTTTGCATCGTTATCTCGAATACGTTCGTTTACATAATATTCGAAGCTACCGTCACGATATGGATTTCCTCCCAGACCCGATACAGCACAACATTTTGTCAATGTAAGAGTTCCGTCTGCATTTTTCACAATCAGGTTTTTCATCAATCCATCATAAGCTTTTTCGGCAACAGCTTTGTACTTTTTATCGATATATCCTTTGTTTAAAGCCTTAGCGTAAGAATACATAAACATAGATGACACGGATGCTTCAAGGTAATTGCCTTGTTTGTCTCCTTTGTCCAAAACCTGATACCAAAGCCCTGTTTTATCTTGATACTTGGGTAAAGTTTCAGCCAGTCCGTTTATTATTCTGATAAGCTCACCTCTCTGAGGATTATCTTGTGGTATAAAATCCAAAACATCCACCAAAGCCATAAACCACCATCCGATGCTACGTCCCCAGAAGTTAGGAGACTGACCTGTAACTTTGTTTGCCCAAAGCTGATTTTTACTCTCGTCCCAGGCATGGTAATATAGTCCTGTCGCAGGATCGTAGGTATGTTTGGCACAAATCAGGAATTGATTGATAACATCTTCTGTCCATTCGGGCTTATTAAATGTGATGCCATACTGAGCCAGAAACGGAGATCCCATATACAACCCATCCAACCATATTTGATGCTGATAAATCAGTTTATGCCAAAATCCACCTTCGAGCGTTCGGGGATGAACACTCATTTGTTTTACCAGCCTGTCCATAGCCAGTTTGTATTTTTCATCTCCTGTTTGCTTATAAACATCAAACAGAACTTTTCCAGAATTGATATAATCGATATTATAAGTTTCGACTTTATATAGATGTATCTCTCCTAAATCGTTGATAATAGTATCAGCCCATTGTACAACATAGTCAAGGTATTTTTTATCTCCCGTCTGTTTCCAGACATCGAGTATCGCCTGACATCCCAATCCTTGTGAGTAGCCAAAGTAAAGGCGTTGTCCATGATCTAATTGATATGCCTGAGGAAAACGTTTCATTTCAGAATCGGCAAAAAGGATTCCTGTTTTTTGCGAATAAGCTAATTGTATTGTAAATAAAGTAATCACTACTAGGAATAAGTTTCTCATAAATATTATATATAGGTTACAGTTTATAAAACTACAAAATGCTTATCCTTTCAAAATAAGCATTTTGATCTTTATTGTATGACTTTTGACTATTTACGTAAAAGGGTTACAGCCATTAATCCGATTACTACTTCATTGGCTACCGCCTTCACTTCTATATTCTTTAATTCCTTTTGGGGATTTAAAGGTAGATCAAGAATTATTCCTGCACCACCGTCAATAGTGCGACCATAGACCTCAGTAGGACTTATTTTCAAATCGGTTTCCATATCACGAGTCACCAATGCTGTTTTAAAAGCAACACGATACGGACGAGGCTGTTTCGATCTGAATGCTTGTCCATCTATAAAGAAATCCTGTTCGATAGGTGCCCATGTTTCAGGGTTTATCAATTCCAAAACCTCTTTTGTTCCATCCTGATAATTTATAGTTACAGTTCCGTTTACTACATGACATTGCATATGGTTAGTGCTTCCTGCCATCATCAGATAGGCATGGGATGCTTTACCCGTCAAAGGTGCTGATAGCTGACTAGGATAATTATCCCATAAAGTAGTGAAAGCAATGTTATTGGTTTTCGGCTCACTATGCGTACGGAATGGAACACCGAATGGTGTCATAAATAGATTGTCGTTGGTTGCTTTACGCAAGCCGACGTCGTCTATATTAGCTGTCATTGTCGGGTGACACCATTCGCCTATTCCTTGTTTAGGTACTTGCAATGTTGTATAAGGTGAACGGGGTGTCAGATATTCATTCTTGAAAATCTGAGTAACCGAAGCATTCAGAATATTATCAATATTTACAGTTTCATATTGAGGTGATGGATTCTTTAGATTCCAATTGATTAGGTTCGTTTCATAAATTACCTTTCCATTTTCGGCTAATAGTAATCTGTTTGTTCCCAATTTTATATACTCTTCCGGAATAGTAATTAAATCAGAGGCTTCACCTTTTTTTATAGTTAATGGCTGAGCTGAATTATTTATAAGTAATTGAACATTTAAGTCTTTATTCAAATTATTTTTTACTGTAAATTGTAAACTTGTTGCTTCTGCATCATAATTAATAAAAACGGGTTCTTTTATTTCAATATCAATAGGTTGCCACCAGATCATTTGTCCTTGCTTAAGTTGAACAAATAATGTCCGATGTCCTAATTCTCCATTTAATTGTCCATTTATACTATTGGCTTTTAATTTTGCATCCGCCAATACATTTTGAGGATCATATATTTTCTGAATCTTAGCTTTAGATGATAGATTCCAATTCTCACCATTTACACCGTTTGAGATATACGAGGGCTGATCTAATTTACTTCCGCCCCACTCTATTTCTACTGTATAACTAGTTGATGGTTCGCTTTCAATCTTAATGAGAGGCTGTCCAACACTCTCTTCTAAAGACCACTTATGAGGTTTACCGTTTACTTTTACAGATAGTATATTTTCTCCTTGAGCCTTTAACCGCAAATCGAGATTCAATGACTTTTTAAACTTGCTATCGATAGTATATATATCAAGATTACCTTTTCGTTTGAAATCAATATCAATATCAGGGGTTGAAATTGATGCATATTCCCAAGCTGATGGAAATCCGGGACGAATTTCCAAACGATTACTCATTGCATCAGGTAATATTCCAAAAAGTCCTTGAATAAGTGTTCTTGAATATACCCCTATGGGATCGCCAAAATCCCGATAACATTCTCCCCGTGCAGCATCATAAAAACTCACCTGACCGATATTTCCGGGACTACCTCCGAGATACATACCATCCAAAACTGAACTTTTGAATAGTTTAAAAGCCTCATCATTCCTACCAGATTGCCAGTATGCCAAACTAGTATGAGCCACCTCCGCAAAAGCCACATTATTAATAGACCACGAATAAGGTAACCAATTAGTTGTCGAAATTGTCTGATACCCCTCATCATCCAATCCCCTAGCCAAAACAGGAATATGGGGAATTTCAGTATCTATGTATCGTGTTGCCTGATAAGCCTGAAAAGGCGTGTGAATATCCGAATCTATGGCATGATACACCGTCCAGATGGCAGCATTGGGATGAATCATTTTATTGCCCATAAAGTCTTTGTATTCTGCCCACCACCCTTTATTATCGAGCCACAATTGAGAATTAACTGCTTTGAGTATCTTGTCAGCCTCATCGGCATAAGGCTTGGGGTTTTCTCCTAGTTGAGCAGCAATTTGAGCAGCCATTTTATTGGCTCTGTAGTTATATGCCGATGAATGCGTCACACTGCCACTATTATATTGCAGTGCATCACTCGCCCAAATGCTGGCATAAGCATCATAAAGACCATCGTCATTGGGATCGAAGTTTCGTTTCTCCCAAGCCAAATGACTTTTCAATACAGGCCACATTTTACGTACATAATCCATATCACCTGTCCAGTTGAAATGCCAGAGCAATTCATCAATATAACAGAGATTCATGTCATAATGATGCATCTGATTCGTGCTGTACTGATTACGGGTAATGTAACCGTTACTATACATTTGTGTACCCCAGATTTTTTCGGCTCGTGCCAAATTGAGTTTTTGATCTTGTGCAGGATGCGGAATAGTTGGTTCAACGTTTGTAATCTGTGAGGCTGCATATCCATCGAAATGCTTTCTGGCTCTATCGTGCCAACCAATAGCATCGCCCACATAAGCCGCACGCCAACCATTAAGAGGCATACGCCATCCTACTGCTCCGTGTTGCCAACAATCGGGATCCCAAATACCGTCGGCGGCTATACTCAAAACACCTCCTAAGGTATTGAAATACTGATCAGGGGTATTTATGTTTACTGTCTCTGCTATTGATTTACGTTTAGTTTCGGCATCATCGAAACATTTCTTTAATTCTGTATAAAGAAGCTTTCTCTCTTTATTATTTTGGATAGCGAAATAATAAGTA encodes:
- a CDS encoding glycosyl hydrolase — its product is MKKKNTILCLFSIFSLCLSAQQTGWPQIKSEMKPAARWWWMGSAVDKENLAYNMGEYARKGMGGLEITPIYGVRNNEANEIQYLSPRWMEMLKYTEAQGNQLGLKIDMNGGTGWPFGGPQVSMEDAATKVIFEEYSLQGGQQLNEKIEVKDEKQKNIAIFYRLMAFSDKGDKLDLTSKVKNKTLSWTAPKGNWRLIAVFNGKTLQQVKRAAPGGEGLVMNHFSKTAVSNYLTRLSKAFQDNNASYPNSFFNDSYEVYGGDWTPDLFEQFEKRRGYKLENYLPEFISQERTDVTARIIADYRETLADLLLENFTHQWTNWAHQHGSTTRNQAHGSPGNLIDLYATVDIPEAESFGISDFHIKGLRKDSIKKINDSDLSMLKYASSGAHITGKPYTSSETFTWLTEHFRTSLSQCKPDLDLLFLSGVNHVFFHGTTYSPKEAKWPGWKFYASIDMSPTNSIWRDADAFFEYITRCQSFLQEGKPDNDFLLYFPVYDMWHEQDGHLLMFDIHKMQERAPEFISAVNNIVNSGYDVDYISDNYLLSTQVINGKLVTSGSTSYKAIIVPSVDKMPIETLSHLLKLAKDGAKIVFVEKYPNDVPGFKDFDKRRAELVKLINQISKTKSFAEVNTQTLGKGQIITGSDYTKTLDACNIQKEEMKTLNGLQYIRRSNKDGYHYFISALKAEDTEGWITLAVDAESAMFFNPMDGKSGLAKVRKEGNKTQVYLQLESGQSIILKTFDKKITNVADWKYYTPQNLSIMLNSGWAMKFVESSPAIANEFKLNKLGSWTGLDNPDLKTNMGTALYTTEFNLPLIQSDEWELDLGDVRESARVRINGQDVATLWAVPFKIKVGKYLKEGNNRIEIEVTNLPANRIAEYDRQKFDWRIFKEINFVKIDYQKGDYSGWEIIPSGLLGPVTLTPLTIESLN
- a CDS encoding DUF4450 domain-containing protein: MRHLILILSLLLFSCVNMLGQPQGYWHGKERKLRYIPEGEDFVIVNGDKKFNRALYGTNTAFRIETGDVPEFGFFMPNMGGNMQLGLVKDGKSLWLNDAEYIKSIYRAGSRIYEIKDSFIQSGKITISVLAMAYAEGLIMKIESENLPANIELITTFGGASNKRFFRNGDLGVDDPNAFGLQPDACINNEFAINGNSFILEYGQGTKGGAQKIAGIYPENSEVKLASPFTMTTPLNVWKSVVVENKPIVLSKTALNSSNTYYFAIQNNKERKLLYTELKKCFDDAETKRKSIAETVNINTPDQYFNTLGGVLSIAADGIWDPDCWQHGAVGWRMPLNGWRAAYVGDAIGWHDRARKHFDGYAASQITNVEPTIPHPAQDQKLNLARAEKIWGTQMYSNGYITRNQYSTNQMHHYDMNLCYIDELLWHFNWTGDMDYVRKMWPVLKSHLAWEKRNFDPNDDGLYDAYASIWASDALQYNSGSVTHSSAYNYRANKMAAQIAAQLGENPKPYADEADKILKAVNSQLWLDNKGWWAEYKDFMGNKMIHPNAAIWTVYHAIDSDIHTPFQAYQATRYIDTEIPHIPVLARGLDDEGYQTISTTNWLPYSWSINNVAFAEVAHTSLAYWQSGRNDEAFKLFKSSVLDGMYLGGSPGNIGQVSFYDAARGECYRDFGDPIGVYSRTLIQGLFGILPDAMSNRLEIRPGFPSAWEYASISTPDIDIDFKRKGNLDIYTIDSKFKKSLNLDLRLKAQGENILSVKVNGKPHKWSLEESVGQPLIKIESEPSTSYTVEIEWGGSKLDQPSYISNGVNGENWNLSSKAKIQKIYDPQNVLADAKLKANSINGQLNGELGHRTLFVQLKQGQMIWWQPIDIEIKEPVFINYDAEATSLQFTVKNNLNKDLNVQLLINNSAQPLTIKKGEASDLITIPEEYIKLGTNRLLLAENGKVIYETNLINWNLKNPSPQYETVNIDNILNASVTQIFKNEYLTPRSPYTTLQVPKQGIGEWCHPTMTANIDDVGLRKATNDNLFMTPFGVPFRTHSEPKTNNIAFTTLWDNYPSQLSAPLTGKASHAYLMMAGSTNHMQCHVVNGTVTINYQDGTKEVLELINPETWAPIEQDFFIDGQAFRSKQPRPYRVAFKTALVTRDMETDLKISPTEVYGRTIDGGAGIILDLPLNPQKELKNIEVKAVANEVVIGLMAVTLLRK